The following are encoded together in the Glycine soja cultivar W05 chromosome 5, ASM419377v2, whole genome shotgun sequence genome:
- the LOC114412436 gene encoding PAMP-induced secreted peptide 2-like — protein sequence MTSMLKTQALLVLVLLVNFAFFMGLEARPLSIIETGKSATGGEEVDFFDWLALGAMKDSGPSPGVGHKFTNSETLGGIKDSGPSPGGKGHQFTNSETLGGIKNSGPSVGGEGHKFTNSETLGEIKDSGPSPGQGH from the coding sequence atGACAAGCATGCTGAAAACTCAGGCCTTACTAGTTCTCGTGTTATTGGTGAACTTTGCTTTTTTCATGGGCTTAGAAGCCCGTCCATTAAGTATCATTGAGACGGGGAAATCAGCCACTGGAGGGGAAGAGGTGGATTTCTTTGATTGGTTAGCTCTGGGAGCAATGAAGGATTCTGGGCCAAGCCCAGGTGTGGGACACAAGTTCACCAATAGTGAAACCCTTGGTGGGATTAAGGACTCTGGTCCTAGTCCTGGAGGGAAAGGTCACCAATTTACAAACAGCGAGACACTTGGTGGAATCAAGAACTCGGGTCCTAGCGTCGGAGGAGAGGGTCACAAATTTACCAACAGTGAGACCCTTGGCGAAATTAAGGATTCGGGTCCAAGTCCTGGCCAAGGACACTAA